The following are encoded in a window of Halosimplex halophilum genomic DNA:
- a CDS encoding cobalt-precorrin-7 (C(5))-methyltransferase, which yields MTDAPSDDDRPPEAVAAAAPERPVADADSADTADPVYAVGIGPGNPEYLTPRGERAIREADAVVGFETVVDHVRDRIDGEVLACGYDDQGETLAAFGDRVADGAAGTAVLMGDPNFSGYQFLGRVERAVGRPVRVIPGISSLQLAASRARTPMERSTFVTLHKRGELTADRERLRADAGDRHLLVLPRPYDLMPGDIAADLLDAGASESLTALVYERLTHDDEVTTRTTLGELATHAGGDGPDGTPFSDLSVLVVRADTRGARP from the coding sequence GTGACCGACGCACCTTCCGACGACGACCGCCCGCCGGAGGCCGTCGCCGCCGCGGCGCCCGAACGACCCGTCGCCGACGCCGACTCAGCGGACACCGCCGACCCCGTCTACGCCGTCGGGATCGGGCCCGGGAACCCCGAGTACCTCACCCCGCGCGGCGAGCGGGCGATCCGCGAGGCCGACGCAGTGGTCGGCTTCGAGACGGTCGTCGACCACGTCCGCGACCGGATCGACGGGGAAGTCCTCGCCTGCGGGTACGACGACCAGGGCGAGACCCTGGCGGCCTTCGGCGACCGGGTCGCCGACGGCGCCGCGGGGACCGCGGTGCTCATGGGCGACCCGAACTTCTCGGGCTATCAGTTCCTCGGCCGCGTCGAGCGGGCCGTCGGCCGTCCGGTCCGGGTGATCCCGGGCATCTCCTCGCTCCAGCTGGCGGCGAGTCGCGCCCGGACGCCGATGGAGAGGTCGACGTTCGTCACGCTGCACAAGCGGGGCGAGCTGACCGCCGACCGCGAGCGCCTGCGGGCCGACGCCGGCGACCGCCACCTGCTCGTCCTCCCGCGACCGTACGACCTGATGCCGGGCGACATCGCCGCCGACCTGCTCGACGCTGGCGCGAGCGAGTCGCTGACCGCGCTGGTCTACGAGCGGCTCACCCACGACGACGAGGTGACGACCCGGACCACGCTCGGCGAGCTGGCGACCCACGCCGGCGGGGACGGCCCCGACGGGACGCCCTTTTCGGACCTGTCGGTGCTGGTCGTGCGGGCCGATACCCGGGGGGCGAGGCCGTGA
- a CDS encoding DUF5518 domain-containing protein, whose protein sequence is MSRAGPGSGPLPGSIPRAWQYALVGGAVSMPLTLAAYWSSGANDHFSFNMVVVGGLIAGFLARRYSADVSAASLRAGVIGGLAGYVWIAPTILASASSFADAWSSPPAKALLFVVFSAVVLGAAAIPGLFGGLVGAWLCRKTGQERAVAASG, encoded by the coding sequence ATGTCCCGAGCTGGTCCCGGTTCAGGTCCCCTCCCCGGTTCGATCCCGCGGGCCTGGCAGTACGCCCTCGTCGGCGGCGCGGTGTCGATGCCGCTCACGCTCGCCGCCTACTGGAGTTCCGGGGCGAACGACCACTTCTCGTTCAACATGGTCGTCGTCGGCGGCCTGATCGCCGGCTTCCTCGCCCGCCGGTACTCGGCCGACGTGAGCGCCGCGAGTCTCAGGGCCGGCGTGATCGGCGGCCTCGCCGGCTACGTCTGGATCGCCCCGACCATACTGGCCAGCGCGAGCAGCTTCGCCGACGCGTGGTCGTCCCCGCCCGCGAAAGCGCTGCTGTTCGTCGTCTTCAGCGCCGTCGTCCTCGGTGCTGCGGCGATCCCGGGTCTCTTCGGGGGCCTCGTCGGCGCCTGGCTCTGCAGGAAGACCGGACAGGAACGGGCGGTCGCGGCGAGCGGCTGA
- a CDS encoding excinuclease ABC subunit C, which translates to MDPDAVRDRAGDLPAEPGVYQFLARESRGRSASGGDAGSGDSGDGSAGAVPTGTGPVEGDTDLAETDSYERVLYVGKAVDLRDRVRSYADPRSERIRRMVAEAESVEVAVTDTETQALLLEANLIKRHRPRYNVRLKDDKSYPLVQLTDHEFPRVEITRDPDPGATVFGPFTDKGRLETVVKAVRETYGLRGCSDHKFENRDRPCLDHDIGLCSAPCVPETDVDREAYVGDAEAVERFFEGETGALADPIRREMEAAAGDQHFERAANLRDRLDAVEAIHGEAGDAVASEGRHEDAERERAVDVLGVAVEGERATVARLHSEDGKLVDRERHTLDAPEGERAGAVLAAFIAQFYAERELPDAVLCSDHPDDADLETWLEREGVALRVPGAGREATLVDLALKNARRRDRRDDEGRALADALGLDSRVERIEGFDVSHAQGKSAVGSDVTFVDGEPEKSDYRRKKLDDENDDYANMRSLVRWRADRAVSGRDERPDPDLLLIDGGEGQLGAARDALDAAGWDVPAVALAKDEELVVTPTGVYDWPDDAGHLHLLQRARDEAHRFAVQYHQTLRDDVSTVLDDIDGIGPETRKRLLRRFGSVENVRSASREELETVDGVGARTAATLAERL; encoded by the coding sequence ATGGATCCCGACGCGGTCCGGGACCGGGCCGGCGACCTGCCGGCCGAGCCGGGCGTCTACCAGTTCCTCGCCCGGGAGTCCCGCGGCCGGAGCGCGAGCGGCGGCGACGCCGGTAGCGGTGACTCCGGCGACGGCTCGGCGGGCGCCGTCCCGACGGGAACCGGACCCGTCGAGGGCGACACCGACCTCGCCGAGACAGACTCCTACGAGCGAGTGCTCTACGTCGGGAAGGCCGTCGACCTGCGCGACCGGGTGCGCTCGTACGCCGACCCGCGCAGCGAGCGCATCCGGCGGATGGTCGCCGAGGCCGAGTCCGTCGAGGTGGCGGTCACCGACACGGAGACCCAGGCCCTGCTGCTGGAGGCGAACCTCATCAAGCGCCACCGGCCCCGGTACAACGTCCGGCTGAAAGACGACAAGTCCTACCCGCTGGTCCAGCTGACCGACCACGAGTTCCCCCGGGTCGAGATCACACGCGACCCCGACCCCGGCGCGACCGTCTTCGGCCCGTTCACCGACAAGGGCCGCCTGGAGACGGTCGTCAAGGCCGTCCGCGAGACCTACGGCCTGCGTGGATGTTCGGACCACAAGTTCGAAAACCGCGACCGTCCCTGTCTCGACCACGACATCGGCCTCTGTTCGGCGCCCTGCGTCCCCGAGACGGACGTGGACCGCGAGGCCTACGTGGGCGACGCGGAGGCGGTCGAGCGGTTCTTCGAGGGCGAGACGGGGGCGCTCGCGGACCCGATCCGCCGGGAGATGGAAGCGGCGGCGGGCGACCAGCACTTCGAGCGGGCGGCGAACCTCCGGGACCGGCTGGACGCCGTCGAGGCGATCCACGGTGAGGCCGGCGACGCCGTCGCCAGCGAGGGCCGCCACGAGGACGCCGAGCGCGAGCGGGCGGTCGACGTGCTCGGCGTCGCCGTCGAGGGCGAGCGGGCGACCGTCGCGCGGCTCCACAGCGAGGACGGCAAGCTGGTCGACCGCGAGCGCCACACCCTCGACGCGCCCGAGGGCGAGCGGGCGGGCGCGGTGCTGGCCGCCTTCATCGCGCAGTTCTACGCCGAGCGCGAGCTGCCCGACGCCGTCCTCTGCTCGGACCACCCGGACGACGCCGACCTGGAGACGTGGCTCGAACGGGAGGGCGTCGCGCTGCGGGTGCCGGGCGCCGGCCGCGAGGCGACGCTGGTCGACCTGGCGCTGAAAAACGCCCGACGGCGCGACCGCCGCGACGACGAGGGTCGGGCGCTGGCCGACGCGCTCGGCCTCGACTCGCGGGTCGAACGGATCGAGGGGTTCGACGTGAGCCACGCCCAGGGGAAGTCGGCGGTGGGCAGCGACGTGACCTTCGTCGACGGCGAGCCCGAGAAGTCCGACTACCGCCGGAAGAAACTCGACGACGAGAACGACGACTACGCGAACATGCGGTCGCTGGTGCGGTGGCGCGCGGACCGCGCCGTCTCCGGCCGCGACGAGCGGCCCGACCCCGACCTGCTGCTGATCGACGGCGGCGAGGGGCAACTCGGCGCCGCGCGGGACGCCCTCGACGCCGCCGGCTGGGACGTGCCCGCGGTCGCGCTCGCGAAGGACGAGGAGCTCGTGGTGACGCCGACGGGCGTCTACGACTGGCCCGACGACGCCGGCCACCTGCACCTCCTCCAGCGCGCCCGCGACGAGGCCCACCGCTTCGCCGTCCAGTACCACCAGACCCTGCGGGACGACGTGTCGACGGTGCTCGACGACATCGACGGGATCGGCCCCGAGACGCGCAAGCGACTCCTCCGGCGGTTCGGCAGCGTCGAGAACGTCCGGTCGGCCTCCCGCGAGGAGCTGGAGACCGTCGACGGCGTGGGCGCCAGGACCGCCGCGACGCTCGCCGAGCGGCTGTGA
- a CDS encoding ABC transporter ATP-binding protein, translated as MPAIELDGVTKRFDDVTALRGVDMTVEDGEVFGFLGPNGAGKTTTIDILLDFVRPTAGSAEVLGLDAREESEAVRERLGVLPEGYDLYDRLTGRHHIEFVAEAKRADPDPEAIAERVGLDSEDLDRKVEGYSRGMAQRLALGMALVGQPDLLILDEPSSGLDPNGARLMRQIVREENERGATVFFSSHILGQVESVCDRVAILQDGAVVAVDTVEGLREATDTGTRLVVSVDPADLEAAADAARGVDAVEGATVEGDDLVVSVDSDAKMAVLTAIEDAGVAVDDFETEEASLEDLFAAYTDEGPAPEATADGSDDGAADGDAAADGGDGR; from the coding sequence ATGCCAGCCATCGAACTCGACGGCGTGACCAAGCGGTTCGACGACGTCACCGCCTTGCGGGGGGTCGACATGACCGTCGAGGACGGGGAAGTCTTCGGGTTCCTGGGGCCCAACGGCGCCGGCAAGACGACGACGATCGACATCCTCCTCGATTTCGTCCGACCGACCGCCGGCTCGGCCGAGGTCCTCGGCCTCGACGCCCGCGAGGAGTCGGAGGCCGTCCGGGAGCGACTGGGGGTGCTCCCGGAGGGCTACGACCTCTACGACCGGCTGACCGGGCGCCACCACATCGAGTTCGTCGCCGAGGCCAAACGGGCCGACCCCGACCCCGAGGCCATCGCCGAGCGGGTCGGTCTCGACAGCGAGGACCTGGACCGCAAGGTCGAGGGCTACTCCCGGGGGATGGCCCAGCGGCTCGCACTCGGGATGGCGCTGGTGGGCCAGCCGGACCTGCTGATCCTCGACGAGCCCTCCAGCGGTCTGGACCCCAACGGCGCGCGCCTGATGCGCCAGATCGTCCGCGAGGAGAACGAGCGCGGCGCGACCGTCTTCTTCTCCAGCCACATCCTCGGGCAGGTCGAGTCGGTCTGCGACCGCGTCGCCATCCTGCAGGACGGCGCGGTGGTCGCCGTCGACACCGTCGAGGGGCTGCGCGAGGCGACCGACACCGGGACGCGGCTGGTCGTCAGCGTCGACCCCGCGGACCTGGAGGCCGCCGCCGACGCCGCCCGCGGGGTCGACGCGGTCGAGGGCGCGACCGTCGAGGGCGACGACCTCGTCGTGTCCGTCGACAGCGACGCGAAGATGGCGGTCCTGACGGCTATCGAGGACGCCGGCGTCGCGGTCGACGACTTCGAGACCGAGGAGGCGTCGCTAGAGGACCTCTTCGCCGCCTACACCGACGAGGGGCCCGCACCCGAGGCGACCGCCGACGGGAGCGACGACGGTGCGGCGGACGGCGACGCCGCGGCGGACGGGGGTGACGGGCGATGA
- a CDS encoding ABC transporter permease subunit — MSTDTASGDAGGSGLDGALRDAFDWYPVAKKEFRDAIRSKGLWVLSFLFTALFLIPGAQVLLFNEDISPGAQDIGMQYFISSSYLNIVTLLVPIVVIFAGYAAVSDERTSGSLKVLLSLPFSRRDVIVGKVVGRSAVVGVPLLAALGLTGLFFALSQFTFKFDVFAWFVLFTVAFTLVFTAFVVSISGAMSTNLRSLAGAGIVYFYLSFGWNALANSLGDVLADYAGIEGALRWQIVLFVKLLSPTQAYKTLTNSMLGEGAGAAMTARYNMFQQGQETMATICGDVLNGNPSVRQSMFGNQTVCEAGGSGVPLYFSDPAVFASFLVWIGLAAAISYYTFDRVDL, encoded by the coding sequence ATGAGCACCGACACCGCGTCCGGCGACGCGGGCGGGAGCGGCCTCGACGGCGCGCTCCGGGACGCCTTCGACTGGTACCCCGTCGCGAAGAAGGAGTTCCGCGACGCCATCCGCTCGAAGGGGCTGTGGGTCCTCTCCTTCCTCTTCACCGCCCTCTTCCTGATCCCCGGCGCGCAGGTGCTGCTGTTCAACGAGGACATCAGCCCGGGCGCACAGGACATCGGGATGCAGTACTTCATCTCCTCGTCGTACCTGAACATCGTCACGCTGCTGGTCCCGATCGTCGTCATCTTCGCGGGCTACGCGGCGGTCTCCGACGAACGCACCAGCGGGTCGCTGAAGGTGCTCCTGTCGCTGCCGTTCTCCCGCCGGGACGTGATCGTCGGGAAGGTCGTCGGCCGGAGCGCCGTCGTCGGCGTCCCGCTGCTGGCGGCGCTCGGACTCACCGGCCTCTTCTTCGCGCTCTCGCAGTTTACCTTCAAGTTCGACGTGTTCGCGTGGTTCGTCCTGTTCACCGTCGCGTTCACCCTGGTCTTCACCGCGTTCGTCGTCTCCATCTCGGGGGCGATGTCGACGAACCTCCGGTCGCTGGCCGGCGCCGGGATCGTCTACTTCTACCTCTCGTTCGGCTGGAACGCGCTCGCGAACTCGCTGGGCGACGTGCTCGCCGACTACGCCGGCATCGAGGGAGCGCTGCGCTGGCAGATCGTCCTGTTCGTCAAGCTGCTGAGTCCGACCCAGGCGTACAAGACGCTCACGAACTCGATGCTGGGCGAGGGCGCGGGCGCCGCGATGACCGCCCGCTACAACATGTTCCAGCAGGGCCAGGAGACCATGGCGACCATCTGCGGCGACGTGCTGAACGGGAACCCCTCGGTCCGCCAGAGCATGTTCGGCAACCAGACCGTCTGCGAGGCGGGCGGCTCCGGCGTCCCCCTGTACTTCTCGGACCCCGCCGTCTTCGCGAGCTTCCTCGTCTGGATCGGGCTGGCCGCCGCGATCAGCTACTACACCTTCGACCGCGTGGACCTCTGA